From Cryobacterium sp. GrIS_2_6:
GGTGCGGCGGAGACCGTGCTCAACTGGGAAGCGCTCCGGCAGCGCCGTGAGGTGCGCGCAACGGCCAACCGCCTCGTCAACTTCGACGACGCCAACCTCCGCCGCAGCGCGCAGGCCGCCGTCGCGGCGTGCGCCCGCGTGCAGCGCGCGATGGAAATCCTCGGCAGCGATATTCCGGAACACCTCCGTTACGCGGGCGAGCTGCGCCTCTCGTTCCGCGACTCCAGCCTCGACGAACTGGGCCACCACGCCGATCCGCCCATGACGAAGGACGCCGTCGCGGGACGCATCCGTCGTTTGCTCGCCATGGCGGACAAAAAGGCCGTCGACCTCGGGATCCCCGGAACCGATGCGAACCTTCCCGCTGATCTCGACGATGTTTGAGGCCCCTCGTCAGCGGGGCACCCTGACCTGAGTAGACTTGAAACGTCGCTTACACACTCGTGGCGGAGTACTTCGCGCCAACTCGACAGAGGAGATATGAATGGCTGAATACACTTTGCCCGCTCTCGCCTATGACTACTCGGCACTCGCGCCGAGTATCAGCGGCACCATCATGGAACTTCACCACAGCAAGCACCACCAGGCCTACGTGACCGGCGCGAACACCGCCCTCGCGCAGCTTGCGGAAGCTCGCGAGTCCGGCCAGCTGGCCAACGTCAACAAGCTTCAAAAAGACCTCGCCTTCAACCTCGGCGGTCACGTCAACCACTCCATTTTCTGGACCAACCTCTCCCCGGACGGCGGCGACAAGCCCACAGGCGAGCTTGCGAGTGCCATCGAGGACTTCTTCGGTTCCTTCGACAAGTTCCAGGCGCACTTCACGGCGGCAGCCCTCGGTGTGCAGGGATCCGGCTGGGCGGTACTCGCCTGGGATTCGATCGGGCAGCGCATGATCATCCAGCAGTTCTTCGACCAGCAGTCGAACT
This genomic window contains:
- a CDS encoding superoxide dismutase; its protein translation is MAEYTLPALAYDYSALAPSISGTIMELHHSKHHQAYVTGANTALAQLAEARESGQLANVNKLQKDLAFNLGGHVNHSIFWTNLSPDGGDKPTGELASAIEDFFGSFDKFQAHFTAAALGVQGSGWAVLAWDSIGQRMIIQQFFDQQSNFAAGTIPVLMLDVWEHAYYLDYRNVRADYVKAFWNIVNWANVQDRFTIAREKTNGLLLLS